In Mytilus edulis chromosome 4, xbMytEdul2.2, whole genome shotgun sequence, the following proteins share a genomic window:
- the LOC139520649 gene encoding E3 ubiquitin-protein ligase KCMF1-like isoform X2, producing the protein MSRHEGVSCDSCLKGNFKGRRYKCLICYDYDLCSTCYESGATTSRHTADHPMQCILTRNDFDLFYGGEAMSSDQPQAFTCPYCGKMGFTDATLQEHVASDHVEASQEVVCPICASLPGGEPNYVTDDFSEHLSLQHRTPREFDEPAGIRHVRRIPHPGRGTVGGTRTRRTTNMHFSGNTALSGLSPGGRETMDPIAELLSQLSSVRSRAAAAQSVSSQLQQLEMQLQSTRQQLERLPNRRQVETNKNNAAGSSNNASGEGQSNSSSAAKNNSPFLLARCFDSQGWTDSDKKYEDERSDKSLFIQELLLSALTEQFKISEEDLGSKDSQENVIETPLNPTPQKTTSGQVKEVASKSSMTEKPSQQSTVPKVQPSTRPAHSMSGGGGGSVNNSGIRHSTMASPPGPMYGGNISQSNQHGQMAGAGIGASNPQPLPGRPGSRDSRMNPAAAKKTMFKQLPTSKASDREPPPH; encoded by the exons ATGTCGAGGCATGAGG GTGTAAGCTGTGATTCCTGTTTGAAAGGGAACTTTAAAGGGAGGAGATACAAGTGTTTAATTTGTTATGATTATGACCTGTGTTCTACATGTTATGAATCAGGAGCCACAACTTCAAGACACACTGCAGATCACCCAATGCAGTGTATACTTACAAGAAATGATTTTG ATTTATTTTATGGTGGTGAAGCCATGAGTTCTGATCAACCACAGGCCTTTACTTGTCCCTACTGTGGTAAAATGGGCTTTACTGATGCAACTTTACAAGAGCATGTTGCATCAGACCATGTAGAAGCATCACAAGAAGTG GTATGTCCAATATGTGCTTCTTTACCTGGTGGGGAACCTAACTATGTGACAGATGACTTTTCGGAACATTTAAGTCTACAACATAGGACACCCAGAGAATTT GATGAACCAGCAGGAATTCGACATGTAAGAAGAATACCACATCCAGGAAGAGGAACAGTTGGGGGTACTAGAACAAGACGAACAACAAACATGCATTTTTCGGGGAACACAGCTTTGTCGGGGCTTTCACCAGGGGGTAGGGAAACAATGGATCCAATAGCAGAATTATTATCGCAGCTGTCGAGTGTGAGAAGCCGAGCAGCAGCAGCACAAAGTGTATCATCACAACTACAACAGCTTGAAATGCAGCTGCAATCAACCAG ACAACAGTTAGAACGATTACCAAATAGACGACaagtagaaacaaataaaaataatgctGCTGGTAGTAGTAATAATGCCAGTGGTGAAGGTCAGAGTAATAGTAGCAGTGCTGCAAAAAACAACTCTCCCTTTCTTCTAGCCAG GTGCTTTGATTCCCAGGGTTGGACGGACTCAGACAAAAAGTATGAGGATGAAAGAAGTGATAAAAGTTTATTCATACAAGAATTATTATTGTCAGCATTGACTGAACAATTTAAGATTTCTGAGGAGGATTTAGGATCAAAAGACAGTCAAGAGAATGTGATAGAAACCCCTTTAAATCCTACTCCTCAAAAGACTACTAGTGGACAAGTTAAAGAAGTGGCTTCCAAGTCTTCTATGACAGAAAAGCCAAGTCAACAATCTACGGTACCGAAAGTTCAACCATCTACTCGACCAGCCCACAGTATGTCTGGTGGAGGAGGAGGTAGTGTTAACAACAGTGGGATTCGTCACAGTACCATGGCCTCACCACCGGGTCCCATGTACGGAGGAAATATTTCCCAATCTAATCAACATGGCCAAATGGCTGGTGCAGGGATTGGTGCCAGCAATCCTCAACCACTACCAGGAAGGCCTGGTTCAAGAGACAGTCGGATGAATCCGGCAGCTGCTAAAAAGACAATGTTTAAGCAGCTTCCTACTTCTAAAGCCTCTGACCGGGAGCCCCCTCCTCACTGA
- the LOC139520649 gene encoding E3 ubiquitin-protein ligase KCMF1-like isoform X1 → MSRHEGVSCDSCLKGNFKGRRYKCLICYDYDLCSTCYESGATTSRHTADHPMQCILTRNDFDLFYGGEAMSSDQPQAFTCPYCGKMGFTDATLQEHVASDHVEASQEVVCPICASLPGGEPNYVTDDFSEHLSLQHRTPREFDEPAGIRHVRRIPHPGRGTVGGTRTRRTTNMHFSGNTALSGLSPGGRETMDPIAELLSQLSSVRSRAAAAQSVSSQLQQLEMQLQSTRNPNQTSWNANTVLNFRQQLERLPNRRQVETNKNNAAGSSNNASGEGQSNSSSAAKNNSPFLLARCFDSQGWTDSDKKYEDERSDKSLFIQELLLSALTEQFKISEEDLGSKDSQENVIETPLNPTPQKTTSGQVKEVASKSSMTEKPSQQSTVPKVQPSTRPAHSMSGGGGGSVNNSGIRHSTMASPPGPMYGGNISQSNQHGQMAGAGIGASNPQPLPGRPGSRDSRMNPAAAKKTMFKQLPTSKASDREPPPH, encoded by the exons ATGTCGAGGCATGAGG GTGTAAGCTGTGATTCCTGTTTGAAAGGGAACTTTAAAGGGAGGAGATACAAGTGTTTAATTTGTTATGATTATGACCTGTGTTCTACATGTTATGAATCAGGAGCCACAACTTCAAGACACACTGCAGATCACCCAATGCAGTGTATACTTACAAGAAATGATTTTG ATTTATTTTATGGTGGTGAAGCCATGAGTTCTGATCAACCACAGGCCTTTACTTGTCCCTACTGTGGTAAAATGGGCTTTACTGATGCAACTTTACAAGAGCATGTTGCATCAGACCATGTAGAAGCATCACAAGAAGTG GTATGTCCAATATGTGCTTCTTTACCTGGTGGGGAACCTAACTATGTGACAGATGACTTTTCGGAACATTTAAGTCTACAACATAGGACACCCAGAGAATTT GATGAACCAGCAGGAATTCGACATGTAAGAAGAATACCACATCCAGGAAGAGGAACAGTTGGGGGTACTAGAACAAGACGAACAACAAACATGCATTTTTCGGGGAACACAGCTTTGTCGGGGCTTTCACCAGGGGGTAGGGAAACAATGGATCCAATAGCAGAATTATTATCGCAGCTGTCGAGTGTGAGAAGCCGAGCAGCAGCAGCACAAAGTGTATCATCACAACTACAACAGCTTGAAATGCAGCTGCAATCAACCAG GAATCCAAACCAAACATCGTGGAATGCAAATACAGTGCTCAATTTCAG ACAACAGTTAGAACGATTACCAAATAGACGACaagtagaaacaaataaaaataatgctGCTGGTAGTAGTAATAATGCCAGTGGTGAAGGTCAGAGTAATAGTAGCAGTGCTGCAAAAAACAACTCTCCCTTTCTTCTAGCCAG GTGCTTTGATTCCCAGGGTTGGACGGACTCAGACAAAAAGTATGAGGATGAAAGAAGTGATAAAAGTTTATTCATACAAGAATTATTATTGTCAGCATTGACTGAACAATTTAAGATTTCTGAGGAGGATTTAGGATCAAAAGACAGTCAAGAGAATGTGATAGAAACCCCTTTAAATCCTACTCCTCAAAAGACTACTAGTGGACAAGTTAAAGAAGTGGCTTCCAAGTCTTCTATGACAGAAAAGCCAAGTCAACAATCTACGGTACCGAAAGTTCAACCATCTACTCGACCAGCCCACAGTATGTCTGGTGGAGGAGGAGGTAGTGTTAACAACAGTGGGATTCGTCACAGTACCATGGCCTCACCACCGGGTCCCATGTACGGAGGAAATATTTCCCAATCTAATCAACATGGCCAAATGGCTGGTGCAGGGATTGGTGCCAGCAATCCTCAACCACTACCAGGAAGGCCTGGTTCAAGAGACAGTCGGATGAATCCGGCAGCTGCTAAAAAGACAATGTTTAAGCAGCTTCCTACTTCTAAAGCCTCTGACCGGGAGCCCCCTCCTCACTGA